Proteins from a genomic interval of Gadus macrocephalus chromosome 2, ASM3116895v1:
- the LOC132470932 gene encoding fibroin heavy chain isoform X2, with translation MLARALLRTSLVLWMTGLSLQKGVRPQVSALGRLGIPVKDASLAMGGAKPASYSALGALGGRGYGAKMGRQVAGRYPVAHLGGAGYRNPGAGKAAVKQGAGYGAYGTYGVGLGAGMGMPMGAGMGNGMGMGLPHAGKRGVYGNGNGNGNGYGTQPGYGAGAGVGVGYAGVRPGMGAQYFPGQSAKGPKPGWPAAYLGLGFGRAGGAHGAKNVRWTHAGRGAMERPGPVAPQRTLLPQAPKVKGYAHAVGAALHLLHGGGGGGGQWTHQPPPGAHLKRQIPVVGLLPHGGGGGGGGGGGGGPWTHQPPPAEHLKRLDPVGKLPHEATVPLADRLGQAASQAQAGTAFLQEKATLASSTGGAGVPQRHLLPFSVEKNHGLGLPAPPQAQGPSGYGSSPHLHRGPQQNPGFHGGAVSGTTGLEGAAAGGKPSKPPGGQVPVLPAGRGLGPAAPLGQEEQNYGLSFANSHSSSSGYYGVAFEHGQRSHNYEAAAAASDKEAFKARLAAGEGLLGLLTPGGPGAVGPGAGAPVSRDPVGGRPLGAEPAAVRTDQGLVAGAGQVASSLSHGDPLLTTGSTRLAPPPGLKEKRKQGPYMGYGAGIYPGAGLGAAGYGAGLGNGGYPMAAGAGKLGGAANLGHGGYPQGGLGKPTEFGDGTGAYGAGGLGAGNGYGYGNGYNMGSNGYGPGGAGSVPVGAGAYGDAQAMGLGSDSGMGGGVGHLSNGASPVIPAGLEGDGGYPYGALGAEAAAAAAAKSASKFGVGAGYGAQQAGFAAQAGAGQDSYGVPHGKYGGVNGFLGNGYKG, from the exons GAGTCCGACCCCAGGTGTCCGCCCTCGGCCGGCTGGGGATTCCGGTCAAAG ACGCCAGCTTGGCCATGGGAGGAGCCAAGCCTGCAA GTTACAGCGCTCTGGGAGCCCTGGGGGGCAGGGGCTACGGGGCCAAGATGGGGAGGCAGGTGGCAG GACGTTACCCTGTGGCTCACCTTGGCGGAG CAGGCTACAGGAACCCAGGGGCCGGCAAAGCGGCCGTCAAGCAAGGCGCGGGGTATGGGGCCTACGGAACCTACG GCGTGGGTCTGGGCGCCGGGATGGGGATGCCCATGGGAGCGGGCATGGGTAACGGGATGGGAATGGGCCTGCCCCACGCAGGGAAGCGCGGAG tcTACGGCAACGGCAACGGCAACGGCAACGGCTACGGCACTCAACCAG GATACGGGGCCGGGGCTGGGGTTGGGGTGGGCTACGCTGGAGTCCGTCCCG GTATGGGAGCGCAGTACTTCCCCGGACAGTCCGCCAAGGGGCCAAAACCTG GTTGGCCGGCCGCgtatttagggttagggtttgggagGGCCGGCGGGGCACACGGAGCTAAGAACGTTAGATGGACGCACGCGGGACGAGGAGCGATGGAAAGACCAGGACCGGTCGCCCCTCAGAGGACCCTCTTACCCCAAGCCCCCAAAGTGAAAGGATACGCGCACGCCGTTGGAgcagccctccacctcctccacggtggaggtggaggaggagggcaatgGACCCACCAGCCTCCCCCTGGAGCACATCTGAAACGTCAGATCCCAGTGGTGGGGCTGCTCCCacacggaggaggtggaggtggcggtggaggtggcggtggcgggcCATGGACCCACCAGCCTCCGCCGGCAGAACATTTGAAACGTCTGGACCCAGTGGGAAAGCTCCCGCACGAAGCGACGGTGCCTCTGGCTGACCGTCTCGGCCAGGCCGCATCTCAAGCGCAGGCAGGAACCGCCTTCCTACAAGAGAAAGCCACCCTGGCGTCCAGTACGGGCGGAGCGGGCGTCCCGCAGCGCCACCTGCTGCCCTTCAGCGTCGAGAAGAACCACGGCCTGGGTCTCCCGGCCCCTCCCCAAGCGCAGGGACCCAGCGGCTACGGGTCGTCCCCTCACCTCCACCGAGGCCCCCAGCAGAACCCCGGGTTCCACGGTGGAGCCGTCAGCGGAACCACGGGGCTGGAaggggcagcagcaggggggAAGCCGAGCAAACCACCGGGGGGTCAGGTTCCGGTCCTCCCCGCCGGCCGGGGCCTGGGACCGGCCGCGCCCCTGGGCCAGGAGGAGCAGAACTACGGCCTTTCGTTCGCAAacagccacagcagcagcagcgggtaTTACGGGGTGGCCTTCGAACACGGGCAGAGGAGCCACAACTAcgaagccgccgccgccgctagcGACAAAGAGGCCTTCAAGGCCCGGTTGGCGGCCGGTGAGGGTCTTCTGGGTCTCCTCACTCCTGGGGGTCCCGGGGCCGTTGGACCCGGGGCCGGGGCGCCGGTGAGCCGGGACCCAGTGGGCGGCAGGCCGCTGGGCGCGGAACCCGCAGCGGTACGGACAGATCAGGGCCTAGTGGCCGGGGCGGGGCAGGTAGCTAGCAGCCTCTCACACGGTGACCCCTTGTTGACGACGGGGTCGACGCGATTGGCTCCCCCGCCGGGGCTGAAAGAGAAGAGGAAACAGGGACCATATATGG GGTACGGGGCAGGAATCTACCCTGGAGCCGGGCTGGGGGCCGCGGGCTACGGAGCAG GCCTGGGAAACGGAGGCTACCCCATGGCCGCCGGGGCGGGGAAACTCGGAG GTGCTGCGAATCTGGGACATGGTGGATACCCACAGGGAGGGCTTGGCAAGCCCACCG AGTTCGGAGACGGGACCGGGGCCTATGGCGCCGGGGGCCTCGGAGCGGGCAACGGCTACG gcTACGGCAATGGTTACAACATGGGGAGCAACGGCTATGGCCCCG ggggcgctggtTCGGTCCCTGTCGGTGCCGGAGCGTACGGCGATGCTCAGGCCATGGGTCTGGGGAGCGACTCTGGCATGG GGGGAGGAGTTGGCCACCTCTCCAACGGCGCTTCTCCGGTGATTCCTGCTGGACTAGAGG GTGATGGAGGCTACCCTTACGGCGCCCTTGGGGcagaagctgctgctgctgctgcggccaaATCTGCCAGCAAGTTTG GCGTGGGGGCGGGCTACGGTGCTCAGCAAGCAG gtTTCGCTGCCCAGGCTGGCGCTGGTCAGGACTCCTATG GAGTGCCACATGGCAAATATGGCGGAGTAAATGGTTTCCTGGGAAATGGATACAAAG GCTAA
- the LOC132470932 gene encoding uncharacterized protein LOC132470932 isoform X3, whose product MLARALLRTSLVLWMTGLSLQKGVRPQVSALGRLGIPVKDASLAMGGAKPASYSALGALGGRGYGAKMGRQVAGRYPVAHLGGAGYRNPGAGKAAVKQGAGYGAYGTYGVGLGAGMGMPMGAGMGNGMGMGLPHAGKRGVYGNGNGNGNGYGTQPGYGAGAGVGVGYAGVRPGMGAQYFPGQSAKGPKPGYGAGIYPGAGLGAAGYGAGLGNGGYPMAAGAGKLGGAANLGHGGYPQGGLGKPTEFGDGTGAYGAGGLGAGNGYGYGNGYNMGSNGYGPGYGAGGYAGQGQGSFGGAGSVPVGAGAYGDAQAMGLGSDSGMGGGVGHLSNGASPVIPAGLEGDGGYPYGALGAEAAAAAAAKSASKFGVGAGYGAQQAGFAAQAGAGQDSYGVPHGKYGGVNGFLGNGYKG is encoded by the exons GAGTCCGACCCCAGGTGTCCGCCCTCGGCCGGCTGGGGATTCCGGTCAAAG ACGCCAGCTTGGCCATGGGAGGAGCCAAGCCTGCAA GTTACAGCGCTCTGGGAGCCCTGGGGGGCAGGGGCTACGGGGCCAAGATGGGGAGGCAGGTGGCAG GACGTTACCCTGTGGCTCACCTTGGCGGAG CAGGCTACAGGAACCCAGGGGCCGGCAAAGCGGCCGTCAAGCAAGGCGCGGGGTATGGGGCCTACGGAACCTACG GCGTGGGTCTGGGCGCCGGGATGGGGATGCCCATGGGAGCGGGCATGGGTAACGGGATGGGAATGGGCCTGCCCCACGCAGGGAAGCGCGGAG tcTACGGCAACGGCAACGGCAACGGCAACGGCTACGGCACTCAACCAG GATACGGGGCCGGGGCTGGGGTTGGGGTGGGCTACGCTGGAGTCCGTCCCG GTATGGGAGCGCAGTACTTCCCCGGACAGTCCGCCAAGGGGCCAAAACCTG GGTACGGGGCAGGAATCTACCCTGGAGCCGGGCTGGGGGCCGCGGGCTACGGAGCAG GCCTGGGAAACGGAGGCTACCCCATGGCCGCCGGGGCGGGGAAACTCGGAG GTGCTGCGAATCTGGGACATGGTGGATACCCACAGGGAGGGCTTGGCAAGCCCACCG AGTTCGGAGACGGGACCGGGGCCTATGGCGCCGGGGGCCTCGGAGCGGGCAACGGCTACG gcTACGGCAATGGTTACAACATGGGGAGCAACGGCTATGGCCCCG GCTATGGGGCAGGAGGTTATGCTGGACAGGGTCAGGGATCATTTG ggggcgctggtTCGGTCCCTGTCGGTGCCGGAGCGTACGGCGATGCTCAGGCCATGGGTCTGGGGAGCGACTCTGGCATGG GGGGAGGAGTTGGCCACCTCTCCAACGGCGCTTCTCCGGTGATTCCTGCTGGACTAGAGG GTGATGGAGGCTACCCTTACGGCGCCCTTGGGGcagaagctgctgctgctgctgcggccaaATCTGCCAGCAAGTTTG GCGTGGGGGCGGGCTACGGTGCTCAGCAAGCAG gtTTCGCTGCCCAGGCTGGCGCTGGTCAGGACTCCTATG GAGTGCCACATGGCAAATATGGCGGAGTAAATGGTTTCCTGGGAAATGGATACAAAG GCTAA
- the LOC132470932 gene encoding fibroin heavy chain isoform X1, translating into MLARALLRTSLVLWMTGLSLQKGVRPQVSALGRLGIPVKDASLAMGGAKPASYSALGALGGRGYGAKMGRQVAGRYPVAHLGGAGYRNPGAGKAAVKQGAGYGAYGTYGVGLGAGMGMPMGAGMGNGMGMGLPHAGKRGVYGNGNGNGNGYGTQPGYGAGAGVGVGYAGVRPGMGAQYFPGQSAKGPKPGWPAAYLGLGFGRAGGAHGAKNVRWTHAGRGAMERPGPVAPQRTLLPQAPKVKGYAHAVGAALHLLHGGGGGGGQWTHQPPPGAHLKRQIPVVGLLPHGGGGGGGGGGGGGPWTHQPPPAEHLKRLDPVGKLPHEATVPLADRLGQAASQAQAGTAFLQEKATLASSTGGAGVPQRHLLPFSVEKNHGLGLPAPPQAQGPSGYGSSPHLHRGPQQNPGFHGGAVSGTTGLEGAAAGGKPSKPPGGQVPVLPAGRGLGPAAPLGQEEQNYGLSFANSHSSSSGYYGVAFEHGQRSHNYEAAAAASDKEAFKARLAAGEGLLGLLTPGGPGAVGPGAGAPVSRDPVGGRPLGAEPAAVRTDQGLVAGAGQVASSLSHGDPLLTTGSTRLAPPPGLKEKRKQGPYMGYGAGIYPGAGLGAAGYGAGLGNGGYPMAAGAGKLGGAANLGHGGYPQGGLGKPTEFGDGTGAYGAGGLGAGNGYGYGNGYNMGSNGYGPGYGAGGYAGQGQGSFGGAGSVPVGAGAYGDAQAMGLGSDSGMGGGVGHLSNGASPVIPAGLEGDGGYPYGALGAEAAAAAAAKSASKFGVGAGYGAQQAGFAAQAGAGQDSYGVPHGKYGGVNGFLGNGYKG; encoded by the exons GAGTCCGACCCCAGGTGTCCGCCCTCGGCCGGCTGGGGATTCCGGTCAAAG ACGCCAGCTTGGCCATGGGAGGAGCCAAGCCTGCAA GTTACAGCGCTCTGGGAGCCCTGGGGGGCAGGGGCTACGGGGCCAAGATGGGGAGGCAGGTGGCAG GACGTTACCCTGTGGCTCACCTTGGCGGAG CAGGCTACAGGAACCCAGGGGCCGGCAAAGCGGCCGTCAAGCAAGGCGCGGGGTATGGGGCCTACGGAACCTACG GCGTGGGTCTGGGCGCCGGGATGGGGATGCCCATGGGAGCGGGCATGGGTAACGGGATGGGAATGGGCCTGCCCCACGCAGGGAAGCGCGGAG tcTACGGCAACGGCAACGGCAACGGCAACGGCTACGGCACTCAACCAG GATACGGGGCCGGGGCTGGGGTTGGGGTGGGCTACGCTGGAGTCCGTCCCG GTATGGGAGCGCAGTACTTCCCCGGACAGTCCGCCAAGGGGCCAAAACCTG GTTGGCCGGCCGCgtatttagggttagggtttgggagGGCCGGCGGGGCACACGGAGCTAAGAACGTTAGATGGACGCACGCGGGACGAGGAGCGATGGAAAGACCAGGACCGGTCGCCCCTCAGAGGACCCTCTTACCCCAAGCCCCCAAAGTGAAAGGATACGCGCACGCCGTTGGAgcagccctccacctcctccacggtggaggtggaggaggagggcaatgGACCCACCAGCCTCCCCCTGGAGCACATCTGAAACGTCAGATCCCAGTGGTGGGGCTGCTCCCacacggaggaggtggaggtggcggtggaggtggcggtggcgggcCATGGACCCACCAGCCTCCGCCGGCAGAACATTTGAAACGTCTGGACCCAGTGGGAAAGCTCCCGCACGAAGCGACGGTGCCTCTGGCTGACCGTCTCGGCCAGGCCGCATCTCAAGCGCAGGCAGGAACCGCCTTCCTACAAGAGAAAGCCACCCTGGCGTCCAGTACGGGCGGAGCGGGCGTCCCGCAGCGCCACCTGCTGCCCTTCAGCGTCGAGAAGAACCACGGCCTGGGTCTCCCGGCCCCTCCCCAAGCGCAGGGACCCAGCGGCTACGGGTCGTCCCCTCACCTCCACCGAGGCCCCCAGCAGAACCCCGGGTTCCACGGTGGAGCCGTCAGCGGAACCACGGGGCTGGAaggggcagcagcaggggggAAGCCGAGCAAACCACCGGGGGGTCAGGTTCCGGTCCTCCCCGCCGGCCGGGGCCTGGGACCGGCCGCGCCCCTGGGCCAGGAGGAGCAGAACTACGGCCTTTCGTTCGCAAacagccacagcagcagcagcgggtaTTACGGGGTGGCCTTCGAACACGGGCAGAGGAGCCACAACTAcgaagccgccgccgccgctagcGACAAAGAGGCCTTCAAGGCCCGGTTGGCGGCCGGTGAGGGTCTTCTGGGTCTCCTCACTCCTGGGGGTCCCGGGGCCGTTGGACCCGGGGCCGGGGCGCCGGTGAGCCGGGACCCAGTGGGCGGCAGGCCGCTGGGCGCGGAACCCGCAGCGGTACGGACAGATCAGGGCCTAGTGGCCGGGGCGGGGCAGGTAGCTAGCAGCCTCTCACACGGTGACCCCTTGTTGACGACGGGGTCGACGCGATTGGCTCCCCCGCCGGGGCTGAAAGAGAAGAGGAAACAGGGACCATATATGG GGTACGGGGCAGGAATCTACCCTGGAGCCGGGCTGGGGGCCGCGGGCTACGGAGCAG GCCTGGGAAACGGAGGCTACCCCATGGCCGCCGGGGCGGGGAAACTCGGAG GTGCTGCGAATCTGGGACATGGTGGATACCCACAGGGAGGGCTTGGCAAGCCCACCG AGTTCGGAGACGGGACCGGGGCCTATGGCGCCGGGGGCCTCGGAGCGGGCAACGGCTACG gcTACGGCAATGGTTACAACATGGGGAGCAACGGCTATGGCCCCG GCTATGGGGCAGGAGGTTATGCTGGACAGGGTCAGGGATCATTTG ggggcgctggtTCGGTCCCTGTCGGTGCCGGAGCGTACGGCGATGCTCAGGCCATGGGTCTGGGGAGCGACTCTGGCATGG GGGGAGGAGTTGGCCACCTCTCCAACGGCGCTTCTCCGGTGATTCCTGCTGGACTAGAGG GTGATGGAGGCTACCCTTACGGCGCCCTTGGGGcagaagctgctgctgctgctgcggccaaATCTGCCAGCAAGTTTG GCGTGGGGGCGGGCTACGGTGCTCAGCAAGCAG gtTTCGCTGCCCAGGCTGGCGCTGGTCAGGACTCCTATG GAGTGCCACATGGCAAATATGGCGGAGTAAATGGTTTCCTGGGAAATGGATACAAAG GCTAA
- the LOC132471072 gene encoding perforin-1-like, with translation MSNNCLRIGLLLSLLQCSHQSCLAGTASQCKNADFPPGINLAGEGFDITKMARKGAFVIDLKLWEHKDKTCTLCPNPFLEGKKQKLPLSVTDWRPNQSCKMKLSSSTYRSSEALVTSSSSSMTNDWKTDLELGKVGNTASLILAGTNSKLAEYSMEKTKSDKFSFTSQSISCEYYSFRLVHKPRLHKEFFTALKDLPKTFSPENKQRFYKLIDTYGTHYITQVKLGGSVKSVTSIRQCMASLQGLSAEEVEMCLQAEAAVSIGVQNLKSEGKHCNKDIQKSDSKSSFSSMFNDRFTEIEGGETTEPDLLFSADKDPSAYKAWLDSVPRLPNLVSYSLSALHELLHGKKNDCKRKHLRTAISHYILERALMRNCSERCKAGARRSQSEPCACSCQGDPAVTPDCCPSRRGMARVLITVQKATGLWGDSTTSTDGFVKITFAGTVKRQTPVWLNNNNPTWGNVFDLGDQDLSDGRTLRLEVWDQDSGWDDDLLGNCEKLVGQGVTEEVCALQHGRLYFKWEVRCAPSLGGADCMEYKASPMSQQLQKAFVSRHSQRVPQALLKENGVFLAVPGRHRNQSAASPPLPFFPVP, from the exons ATGTCCAACAACTGCCTCCGCATCGGTCTCCTGCTGTCTCTGCTCCAGTGCAGCCATCAGTCATGCCTGGCAGGGACAGCCAGCCAGTGCAAGAACGCTGACTTCCCCCCGGGAATCAACCTGGCAGGGGAAGGCTTCGACATCACCAAGATGGCCCGCAAAGGGGCCTTCGTCATTGACCTGAAACTCTGGGAGCACAAGGACAAAACGTGCACCCTGTGCCCCAACCCCTTCCTGGAGGGCAAGAAGCAGAAGCTGCCCCTTTCGGTGACGGACTGGAGGCCCAACCAATCATGCAAGATGAAGCTGTCCAGCAGCACGTACCGGTCCAGCGAGGCCCTGGTCACCTCCAGCTCTTCCTCAATGACAAACGACTGGAAGACGGATCTGGAATTGGGCAAGGTGGGCAACACAGCCTCCTTGATTCTGGCCGGGACCAATTCCAAACTGGCCGAATACTCCATGGAGAAGACTAAGAGCGACAAGTTCAGCTTCACCAGTCAAAGCATCTCCTGCGAGTACTACAG CTTTCGGCTCGTACACAAGCCGAGGTTACACAAGGAGTTCTTCACAGCGCTGAAAGACCTTCCCAAGACCTTCTCCCCTGAAAACAAGCAGCGCTTCTACAAACTGATCGACACCTACGGCACCCATTACATCACTCAG GTGAAACTGGGTGGGAGTGTGAAGTCAGTGACCAGCATCAGGCAGTGCATGGCCAGCCTGCAGGGCCTCAgtgcggaggaggtggagatgtgCCTGCAGGCCGAGGCCGCTGTCAGCATCGGCGTCCAGAATTTGAAATCCGAAGGGAAGCACTGCAACAAGGACATCCAGAAATCTGACAGCAAGTCCAGTTTCTCCAGCATGTTCAACGACAG GTTCACCGAGATAGAAGGAGGAGAGACCACGGAACCGGATCTGCTCTTTTCCGCGGACAAGGACCCCTCCGCCTACAAAGCCTGGCTAGACTCGGTGCCCCGGCTCCCCAACCTTGTGTCCTACTCCCTGAGCGCCCTGCACGAGCTGCTGCACGGCAAGAAAAATGATTGTAAGCGCAAGCACCTGCGCACGGCCATCTCGCACTACATCCTGGAGAGGGCCCTGATGAGGAACTGCTCAGAGCGCTGCAAGGCCGGTGCCAGGCGCTCCCAGAGCGAGCCCTGCGCCTGCAGCTGCCAGGGTGACCCGGCTGTGACCCCCGACTGCTGCCCCTCGCGCCGGGGCATGGCCCGCGTGCTGATCACCGTCCAGAAGGCCACCGGGCTGTGGGGGGACAGCACAACCTCCACTGACGGCTTCGTGAAGATCACATTCGCCGGGACGGTCAAGAGACAAACCCCTGTGtggctcaacaacaacaacccgaCATGGGGCAACGTCTTTGACCTGGGCGACCAGGACCTGTCCGACGGCCGGACCCTGCGCCTCGAGGTGTGGGATCAGGACAGCGGCTGGGACGACGACCTTCTGGGGAACTGTGAGAAGTTGGTGGGCCAGGGCGTGACGGAGGAGGTGTGCGCCCTGCAGCACGGCCGGCTGTACTTCAAGTGGGAGGTGAGGTGCGCGCCCAGTCTGGGAGGAGCCGACTGCATGGAGTACAAAGCCTCCCCAATGAGCCAGCAGCTGCAGAAGGCGTTTGTATCGCGCCACAGCCAGCGCGTGCCCCAGGCCTTGCTGAAGGAGAACGGGGTGTTTCTCGCAGTGCCTGGGCGCCACAGGAACCAGAGTGCCGCCTCCCCTCCTTTGCCGTTTTTCCCGGTACCGTGA
- the LOC132471080 gene encoding perforin-1-like has translation MSNNCLRIGLLLSLLQCSHQSCLAGTASQCKNADFPPGINLAGEGFDITKMARKGAFVIDLKLWEHKDKTCTLCPNPFLEGKKQKLPLSVTDWRPNQSCKMKLSSSTYRSSEALVTSSSSSVTNNWKVNLDFAKEDTKASLMLAGTDSKLAEYSMEKTKSDKFSFTSQSISCEYYSFRVVHKPRLHKEFYAALKDLPKTFSPENKQRFYKLIDTYGTHYITQVKLGGSVKSVTSIRQCLASLQGLSAEEVAMCLEAEAAVSIGVASLKSEAKHCKKDIQKSDSKSSFSSMFNDRFTEVEGGETREPELLFSADKDPSAYKAWLDSVPRLPNLVSYSLNALQELLPAKGEKRKHLRTAISHYILERALMRNCSERCKAGARRSQSEPCACSCQGDPAVTPDCCPSRRGMARVLITVQKATGLWGDSTTSTDGFVKITFAGTVKRQTPVWLNNNNPTWGSVFDLGDQDLSAGRTLRLEVWDQDNGWNDDLLGNCEKLVGQGVTEEVCALNHGRLYFKWEVRCAPSLGGADCMEYKASPMSQQLQKAFVSRHSQRVPQALLKENGVFLAVPGRHGNQSAASPALPFFPVP, from the exons ATGTCCAACAACTGCCTCCGCATCGGTCTCCTGCTGTCTCTGCTCCAGTGCAGCCATCAGTCATGCCTGGCAGGGACAGCCAGCCAGTGCAAGAACGCAGACTTCCCCCCGGGAATCAACCTGGCAGGGGAAGGCTTCGACATCACCAAGATGGCCCGCAAAGGGGCCTTTGTCATTGACTTGAAACTCTGGGAGCACAAGGACAAAACGTGCACCCTGTGCCCCAACCCCTTCTTGGAGGGCAAGAAGCAGAAGCTGCCCCTTTCGGTGACGGACTGGAGGCCCAACCAATCATGCAAGATGAAGCTGTCCAGCAGCACGTACCGGTCCAGCGAGGCCCTGGTCACCTCCAGCTCTTCCTCAGTGACAAACAACTGGAAGGTGAATCTGGATTTTGCAAAGGAGGACACAAAAGCCTCCTTGATGCTGGCCGGGACCGATTCCAAACTGGCCGAATACTCCATGGAGAAGACTAAGAGCGACAAATTCAGCTTCACCAGTCAAAGCATCTCCTGCGAGTACTACAG CTTTCGGGTCGTACACAAGCCGAGGTTACACAAGGAGTTCTACGCAGCGCTGAAAGACCTTCCCAAGACCTTCTCCCCTGAAAACAAGCAGCGCTTCTACAAACTGATCGACACCTACGGCACCCATTACATCACTCAG GTGAAACTGGGCGGGAGTGTGAAGTCAGTGACCAGCATCAGGCAGTGCCTGGCCAGCCTGCAGGGCCTCAGTGCGGAGGAGGTGGCCATGTGCCTGGAGGCCGAGGCCGCTGTAAGCATCGGCGTCGCAAGTTTGAAATCTGAAGCGAAGCACTGCAAGAAGGACATCCAGAAATCTGACAGCAAGTCCAGTTTCTCCAGCATGTTCAACGACAG GTTCACCGAGGTagaaggaggagagaccagggaACCGGAGCTACTCTTCTCCGCGGACAAGGACCCCTCCGCCTACAAAGCCTGGCTGGACTCTGTGCCCCGGCTCCCCAACCTTGTGTCCTACTCCCTGAACGCCCTGCAGGAGCTGCTTCCCGCCAAGGGAGAGAAGCGCAAGCACCTGCGTACGGCCATCTCGCACTACATCCTGGAGAGGGCCCTGATGAGGAACTGCTCAGAGCGCTGCAAGGCCGGTGCCAGGCGCTCCCAGAGCGAGCCCTGCGCCTGCAGCTGCCAGGGCGACCCGGCCGTGACCCCCGACTGCTGCCCCTCGCGCCGGGGCATGGCCCGCGTGCTGATCACCGTCCAGAAGGCCACCGGGCTGTGGGGGGACAGCACAACCTCCACTGACGGCTTCGTGAAGATCACATTCGCCGGGACGGTCAAGAGACAAACCCCCGTGtggctcaacaacaacaacccgaCATGGGGCAGCGTCTTCGACCTGGGCGACCAGGACCTGTCCGCCGGCCGGACCCTGCGCCTCGAGGTGTGGGATCAGGACAACGGCTGGAACGACGACCTTCTGGGGAACTGTGAGAAGTTGGTGGGCCAGGGCGTGACGGAGGAGGTGTGCGCCCTGAACCATGGCCGGCTGTACTTCAAGTGGGAGGTGAGGTGCGCGCCCAGTCTGGGAGGAGCCGACTGCATGGAGTACAAAGCCTCCCCGATGAGCCAGCAGCTGCAGAAGGCGTTCGTGTCGCGCCACAGCCAGCGCGTGCCCCAGGCCTTGCTGAAGGAGAACGGGGTGTTTCTCGCGGTGCCTGGGCGCCACGGGAACCAGAGTGCCGCCTCCCCTGCTTTGCCGTTTTTCCCGGTACCGTGA
- the paqr4a gene encoding progestin and adipoQ receptor family member 4a, which translates to MVPSTFLIAIFLLNLYIGVQSFFYVFWGIVLTVMVAMAFLSGPRLLDWASSPPHLQFNRYVLTGYRPVSSLPECVRSLFYLHNELGNIYTHGIPLVCFLVLMPLNIPWSQISVTWLGVVHFLACLSPQLGSVVYHLFMNHEGGEPVYHTLLKLDMCGICMINTLGALPIVYSTLLCYPFTRTLALITYIVLSSYAIYCAVTASSSVRRLRSFAWQLLFRFTFFLLRWAGVGGGSPTSLRHFLTMDALAVLGGIINITRIPERFSPGLFDYWCNSHQIMHVLVVGSILYLHWGVLDDLLWINSYHCPD; encoded by the exons ATGGTGCCCAGTACGTTTTTAATCGCAATATTCCTCCTGAATTTGTATATAGGTGTACAGTCTTTTTTCTACGTGTTTTGGGGCATCGTTTTGACCGTGATGGTCGCCATGGCGTTCCTGAGCGGACCCAGGCTGTTGGACTGGGCCAGCTCTCCTCCCCACCTGCAGTTCAACAGATACGTCCTCACCGGGTACCGGCCGGTCTCCTCACTGCCCGAGTGCGTGAGGAGTCTGTTTTACCTCCACAATGAGTTGGGGAACATCTACACTCACG GCATCCCACTGGTGTGCTTCCTGGTGCTCATGCCCCTAAACATCCCCTGGTCTCAGATCAGTGTCACCTGGCTGGGCGTGGTCCACTTCCTGGCCTGCCTCTCGCCCCAGCTGGGCTCGGTGGTCTACCACCTCTTCATGAACCACGAGGGCGGCGAGCCTGTCTACCACACCCTGCTGAAGCTGGACATGTGTGGGATATGTATGATCAACACACTGG GTGCCCTCCCCATCGTGTACAGCACGCTGCTGTGCTACCCCTTCACGCGCACCCTCGCGCTGATCACCTACATCGTGCTCTCCAGCTACGCCATCTACTGCGCCGTCACGGCCAGCAGCAGCGTGCGCCGCCTGCGGTCCTTCGCCTGGCAGCTGCTCTTTCGCTTCACCTTCTTCCTGCTGCGCTGGGCGGGCGTGGGCGGCGGCAGCCCCACCTCGCTGCGCCACTTCCTCACCATGGACGCGCTGGCCGTGCTGGGCGGGATCATCAACATCACGCGCATCCCCGAGCGCTTCAGCCCCGGCCTCTTCGACTACTGGTGCAACAGCCACCAGATCATGCACGTGTTGGTGGTGGGCTCCATCCTGTACCTGCACTGGGGCGTGCTGGACGACCTGCTGTGGATCAACAGCTACCACTGTCCGGACTGA